A window of Citrus sinensis cultivar Valencia sweet orange chromosome 7, DVS_A1.0, whole genome shotgun sequence contains these coding sequences:
- the LOC107176833 gene encoding putative UPF0481 protein At3g02645, whose amino-acid sequence MSFNQNPNPNPNPNPNFDESRWIIRIRRTLEEALENNTDFPVSIFSVPKTLRSSDPDAYTPQQVAIGPYHYWRPELYDMEMYKLAAAKRAQRHINGNHKLKYVVDQLKELELKIRACYHKFLNFSNETVAWMMAIDSSFLLEFLQIYTIEEDKLSTTYSSRSMSHLLDCAGIKAAHNAILRDVVMLENQIPLFVMRKMLEIQYSSLESADDMLQAMLMGFYEEVSPFKMKKDMPMIDISEGAHLLDYFYHTIVPKADKRSEVTEAVENEGDDKQPKERYSGDPTYIKYLFIEIWKLLSKLDKGPIRFIKKLLLSEPVKFFFKLPWTILSKLPGYPILARPIQYLVFPEVNEENKSHAERSPSRKHMNMPPLVEEIAIPSVTELAKINIHFSATVGNISTVHFDTKTATLHLPTISFDVNTEVILRNLVAYEASNASGPLVLARYTELMNGIIDSEEDVRLLREKGIILNRLKSDAEVANSWNGMNKSIRLTKVPHIDKAIEGVNKYYNSQWKVKFRKNMKVYVFSSWKCLTLLATIMLLLLMTLQAFCSVYNCRNFKFISDSDRLIS is encoded by the coding sequence ATGTCCTTTAATcagaatccaaatccaaatccaaatccaaatccaaactTTGATGAAAGCCGATGGATCATCCGCATTCGTCGAACACTCGAAGAAGCACTTGAAAATAATACTGACTTTCCGGTTAGCATTTTCAGTGTGCCCAAAACTTTGAGGTCTAGTGATCCCGATGCCTACACTCCACAGCAAGTTGCAATTGGCCCTTATCATTACTGGCGTCCGGAGCTCTATGACATGGAGATGTACAAGCTCGCGGCAGCTAAAAGAGCTCAAAGACATATCAATGGTAATCACAAGCTTAAGTATGTTGTTGATCAACTGAAAGAGCTTGAGCTAAAGATTCGAGCTTGTTACCACAAGTTCTTGAATTTCAGCAACGAGACTGTAGCTTGGATGATGGCCATTGATTCGTCATTCTTGCTTGAGTTTCTTCAGATCTATACTATCGAAGAAGATAAGTTAAGTACAACTTATTCTTCGAGATCAATGTCGCATTTGCTTGATTGTGCAGGGATTAAAGCTGCTCACAATGCGATTCTTAGAGATGTGGTGATGCTTGAGAATCAAATTCCCTTGTTTGTGATGAGAAAAATGCTTGAAATTCAATATTCATCTTTGGAATCAGCTGACGATATGTTGCAGGCGATGTTAATGGGATTTTACGAAGAGGTTTCGCCTTTTAAGATGAAGAAGGACATGCCAATGATCGATATCTCGGAGGGTGCGCATTTGCTAGATTATTTTTACCACACAATTGTTCCAAAAGCTGATAAACGTTCCGAGGTAACTGAAGCTGTCGAAAATGAAGGTGATGACAAACAACCGAAAGAAAGATACAGCGGTGACCCAacttatataaaatacttGTTCATTGAGATTTGGAAGCTGCTTTCAAAGCTCGACAAAGGTCCTATCCGTTTTATTAAAAAGCTTCTTCTATCAGAGCCTGtcaaattcttcttcaaatTGCCATGGACAATTCTCTCAAAGCTTCCCGGATATCCCATCTTAGCAAGACCGATTCAGTATTTAGTGTTCCCAGAagttaatgaagaaaataaatcacatgctGAGAGATCCCCCTCAAGGAAACACATGAACATGCCACCATTAGTAGAGGAAATCGCAATCCCTTCTGTTACTGAGCTCGCCAAAAtcaatattcatttttcaGCAACTGTTGGTAACATCTCTACcgtccattttgacacaaaaaCGGCAACGCTGCACCTTCCCACTATCAGTTTTGACGTTAACACGGAGGTGATCTTGAGAAACTTAGTGGCATATGAAGCTTCAAATGCATCAGGGCCGTTGGTTTTAGCTCGTTACACTGAGTTGATGAATGGGATTATTGATTCCGAAGAGGATGTGAGGTTACTTAGGGAAAAAGGGATTATTTTGAATAGATTAAAGAGTGACGCAGAGGTTGCCAATTCGTGGAATGGGATGAACAAATCAATTAGATTGACGAAAGTGCCCCACATTGATAAAGCTATTGAAGGTGTTAACAAGTACTACAACAGCCAATGGAAGGTTAAGTTTAGGAAAAATATGAAGGTTTATGTGTTTAGTTCTTGGAAATGTCTGACATTGCTAGCTACCATTATGCTTTTGCTCTTGATGACTTTACAAGCTTTTTGTTCAGTCTATAATTGTCGCAATTTCAAGTTCATCTCAGATTCTGACAGATTGATTTCGTGA